From a single Silene latifolia isolate original U9 population chromosome 6, ASM4854445v1, whole genome shotgun sequence genomic region:
- the LOC141588454 gene encoding uncharacterized protein LOC141588454, with the protein MRAFLTFSEASGLSMNQDKSKIYRNGVPHLEAEAILQLSGFQVGTFPFKYLGIPISYKKLSNAECNILVDRIVSRIRSWGAKKLRYAGRLVLVRSVISQMHSYWAKIFLLPKGIISRVDAVCRNYLWSGNDDFHRVPAVAWDTCWKFSWWIAQKKDSLWVKWVHHIYKKQTDWWSYNPSINSSWTWRQVCKARDALCPSFSVNGWLNEEYSTHSVYNWLIREHVTVNWLPLVWNILCLPKVNFICWLYVLNRFMTKERLLRYGIINSDLCDLCGTTQETHSHLFSDCCYSQRCLILLKKWVDIDWNGDFKA; encoded by the exons ATGAGAGCTTTCCTAACTTTCTCAGAAGCATCAGGGTTATCAATGAATCAAGACAAATCTAAAATTTATAGGAATGGTGTTCCTCATTTGGAAGCAGAGGCCATCTTACAGTTATCAGGCTTCCAGGTGGGGACTTTTCCTTTTAAATACCTTGGGATTCCTATTTCTTATAAAAAACTCTCTAATGCTGAGTGCAATATATTAGTGGACAGAATTGTGTCTAGAATAAGGAGTTGGGGGGCCAAGAAACTTAGATATGCTGGGAGACTAGTATTGGTGAGATCAGTGATTTCCCAGATGCATAGCTACTGGGCTAAGATCTTTCTACTGCCCAAAGGGATAATCAGCAGGGTGGATGCAGTGTGCAGGAATTATTTGTGGTCTGGGAATGATGATTTTCACAGAGTACCTGCTGTGGCATGGGACACCTGCT GGAAGTTCTCTTGGTGGATAGCCCAAAAAAAGGATAGTCTTTGGGTGAAGTGGGTTCACCACATTTATAAGAAACAAACTGACTGGTGGTCTTATAACCCTTCCATTAATTCCAGCTGGACTTGGAGGCAGGTCTGCAAAGCTAGAGATGCTCTTTGCCCTAGTTTCAGTGTCAATGGCTGGTTGAATGAGGAGTATTCCACTCATAGTGTTTATAATTGGCTGATAAGAGAGCACGTGACAGTGAACTGGTTGCCACTGGTATGGAATATATTGTGCTTGCCTAAAGTTAATTTCATATGCTGGCTCTATGTGCTCAACAGGTTCATGACTAAGGAACGTTTGCTGCGATATGGAATTATCAATTCTGATCTGTGTGACCTGTGTGGAACAACTCAGGAAACTCACTCTCATCTATTTTCTGACTGCTGCTACAGTCAGAGATGCTTGATCTTGCTGAAAAAATGGGTAGATATTGACTGGAATGGGGATTTTAAGGCGTGA